The stretch of DNA AGAGATACCATACGCCCTAGCATGTTCAACACCACGAGCTACGCAGCTCAGAAGGCACCACCCTACTTATTCGTTGGGAAAAAAAATACAAACTTTTACCAATGAGTGATGTTGTTCGCCCAAAAAAAAGGTGATGCCACGATTTCTTTCGCTCGAATGGACCCATCCAATGCTCATGTTTCAAACCAATAATGATAAAAGTGGAGTCGAAAGAAATTTGGGCCTCTGCCAAGGTGTGCAGCTAACATTTGGCCACGAAAATGGAGGTACTACAAGACTAAAAATGCATTGCTTCTGTTAGATATCAAGAGGGGTCGGACAGTCCCCATGCTGGATAATGTAGAGCGTGGGGGGCTTATTTTTCTGTACTCCGGAAACTTAGAACTGGAACTGCATCTCCTTTGTGTATCCGAGCTCCTCGAGGTGCGCAGCCATCGCCTTGTTCATCGGAGGAGGGCCGCATCTCAAGATCTGGAATATAACAAAGAAAAACCGCGTTATCTCGGAGAGGCGATACAGATTGGAGTTTCCTGGAAAATGACCACTTGTGCTTTCTTGTAAACGTAGTTGCAACTTGCAAGGAATGAACACTTGAGTTTTACTTTACCTGAATATCCTCAGCAGGTGCTGGACAGTGGGTCTTGATCATGTCCTGGGACACAAACCCAACACCACCATTCCAGACTTCAGGAGGCTGCAAATGCAAACGACAGTATGAGATTCTGTTGCAAATGCCTTTATAGTGCAATGGAAGTTGTGACTCTGGATGTAACTCTGTACCATTGGACTAGGGGCAATGAGAGCGCACAGTTGTTTTTAGCAGATAAAAGACAAATTCATAATGCGGATTTATTAAAGAACATGGTATTCATCCAATCAAAATATATTTAGCACATAAAAAAAGGGCAGACGGGTGCATGTAGCCCCCGCTTGTGCAGGGTCTGGGGATGGGTCCGACCACTTTGGGTCTATTGTACGCAGCCTTTCCCTACATTTCTGTAAGAGGCTGTTTCCACGGCTGGCTAACAAGGCAGCAGCTTTACCACTGCGCCAAGGCTCCCCTTCAATTATTTTAAGTAGTCCAACACTATTCAAAACCTATCTTGTGACCGGTATTATGCATACAGCTCTGACCTGCAATTATCTAGCAGCACTACGTTACCATGTGTTCAACGATCAACAGCCTGCCCGATGTTGTTGCTGTGAGTCATAACAGAAATTCTGCACCTACTTATACTAGTAGTTCCCAATAAATGGAAAAGTCCTGGATCCATTGTTTCCGAACAGAACTACTGACGTGCTTCCGCATAATAAATGCAGTGTACTGATTTGATATGCACATCTAGTTAAAACATAAGAACATAGGGTGAACCTGATTCAACACGTAGAAGATCTTGAAGCGGTCAGGATATTCTTCGGCCAGGCTGTCCAGCTCTTCCTGCACAGATTAAACAGACCTATAAAGTCGGTACCAAGCAAAATAGCACAGCACTAGTGAAGTGCATCCATCATACAAGAACATCCCTTGGCTCAAGCCCATGCTGCTTTCATGATTTGAGTAACTTTGTAATTCATGTATTCAGTTATAGATGGTTTAATATTTATAATAAAAAAGGAAGCCAGGGAAGTTGTATGTAAGTTCCAATTACAAATTACTGTGTGACTAGTTCCCTTTTACCGTAGTACAAGTTGTGCGCAAGTTCTGAATCACCTTGGACATTCTAGATATTTTACACTAAAATATCCTAAAGGGAATAAGGGAAAGCAATACTTGGCATCCAAGTGTTATATCATCAACAACTATACGGAGTAGATACATCGCTGATAAGTGATAACAACCTTATAAAGTTCTAGTAAAATGTGTCATATATGCTCACAGTAACTCCGGTCTAATGGGTCAAGAGTTGCAAAGTATATATGTCTTGGATATGGCTTCTGTATCAGATAACTGCACGAAAACCAAAAAAGGGTTTCCACAGAAAAGAGGATGGTGATTCCACCTTCAGAAGAATGTCTTCAGGTGTGACATTTGCATAGACTAGATGAACCTTCGTTTTGTCATTAGGGTTCTCAAGAATTGCCCTTGCAACCTGTGAGAACAGAAAAAAGATTGTTAGTGGAGACCAAAGAAACCGGTTTGTAGCATCATTGACTGTAATATAGAACTTTGAACTTCTTTTTACTTGGAACATCGGAGTAATGCCAGATCCACCAGCCAGCATTCCGAAAGCTCTCACTTGTCCTACTTGGTACTTGAAACGACCCTAGATCAGAGAACAACCCATGTTAAACTTATAATTAGATGGCAAATAAGCATGCATTGTGAATGTGGACTATAAAAAACGACACCTGTGCTGGCTAAACCAGAGCAAAAGGAAATTTTCAGGCTTAGCAAGCAGCTATTTCTTATGAACCTAACACAGGTTGCTCATGATAAAAAAGAGTGTTACCTTAGGTCCCTTCACAGACATATAATCACCAACTTTCATTTCACGGAAGTGATGCGACATTCTTCCTTGAGGGTACATCTGCATTTTGGGGAAAAGGAAATATtaaaaaaagaaaaggtgaagaaaCTACAGCTGAACACACAATCATGTGGAGCAAAAATATAAGATTGTTGACCAATATTATTGTAGTATAAAGAAATGAACACATACCTTTATAACAAGCTGAAAATTTCCTAGATCAGAATCCAATGTAGTAGGTGTGTAAGGCTTGATTACTTCTTCACCAGTAGCATCTTGACCTCTGAATAAAAGGAGGGAACATTAACATGATTTAAAATTTAGAagaagtactccctccgatccgaATTAATTGACACAGCCCAATTaatttggatcggagggagtacattaTAAAAGCAAACTTCAGAACTCAGAAGCAGCACATAATTGAAACCTGCAACTGATATGTTGACCAATTGGAAGGCCTAACACAGAGGTAGGGGTTGGAAGAGCAAATCGGAATTTGGCAACATTATGGCTTATTTGTGTCTTTTCCACAAGTTTAAACTTCTTGAAGTTCTCAGGATCCAAGCAGCCTGATGGGGACAAAAAGAGCACGAAGAATGACATTAAGCTACAGCATATTACCCTCCAATAGCAGAAAGAATGCTCgagcaatttttttatttggtTAATGAAACAAAGAATGAAAGAAGTAATGAATGCTAGAATGAGGTGTGAAATTCCACAGGCAATTACTTAAAAAGATTCGACAGAACTACCCATgacaaacaaaacaaaaaaagatGTTGCAGAATAATAGGTGCCAAGTTATTAAACTCTCATCAGTAGCACATCTAACTCCATAATCTCACAACAGGCGTAACAGGTTTAGCCACTAGGCAGGTCAAATGGATTCCTTTGCTTAGATCCTGTAGCCAGGCAATAATTCTTTTCAAGTATAGTGAATACTGATGATAACATGGTAAGACTAAATCAACCAAGACACACTGGGAAAATCTGCTAGCAGCACAGCTCCGCTCCGCTTAGGCCTCCTGAAATGGAGCCGGCAGTAAAAATAACCACGGCACTCTGCCACTGGGGTTCACTGAAGTACGGCTCATATCTTCTAGTCGTTCAACAGACTTGTCTGAACACGAACAATACTTGGCTGGTTCAGTTTAGTAAGGAAAACAAACACTTCATTGGTTTATCATCTCCATATAGCGAGCAGCATCGACACCGCAAATGGCCACTGCCCAGACCAAGCCCAGCAGGTAGTGTCTGTCACCACCAAAAAGCACCAGCTCACAAACCGAATTCAGCAATTTTCACAGCACAATGGCCGAATTGGCGACCTCGTCTCCACGGCCTCTCAGCGAGAACTAATTGGAAGCTGCCGGATTCGGGCCAACCAGGATACGAATCACAGGCAATATCATGTAAGCACGCATGTATCTGCCGAACATACGCGCaaccatacatacatatatacataccCTTGGGCCTCTTGGatcggcggaggaggagcgcgccgcccacggcgacggcgacgaccgCGACGGCGACGGCCACCATGGTCTCGACGCTCTGCCCCTGTAGGAAATCCATGGCCGGGAACCTCCCCTTCCACCCGCGCGGCTGTGTCCCTCGCTACGCTCGGGTTGGGGGTTGGTTGGGCTGCGGTGTTTGGTGCGGGATTTAGCTGGGTTTGGAATTAGAAGACGGGGGAGGGCGCGGGGTTGGCTGCGGGAGCGGGGGTaggtggggtgtggtggtggtggtaaGACGGAAACCACCGGTGGTGACCGGTGAGACCTGTGGGCGCCgcgcggtggcggtggcggagaTCGCGAGGTCGAATTCGCCCTTTTGCCCTCGCCACAGTTCAGAACAGAGTCTGAATTTCAGGTGTGCAAAAGCACCTTCAGAAACTGTGAATACACTGCAAAAGCACCTTCAGAAACGCAAACAGAGTCTGAATTTCAGGTGCGTCTCGGTGAGCACACTGCAGAAGTAGCTTCAGAAATGCTAGTAGTACCAAACTGTGATGAGACGACAGATTGCACTATATACACACTTAACACGTGAGATATGAGCGCCTGATCCAAAGCCTGGTATGAATAAAAGGCGATTTCCTGCATGTCATTCGAGAATCACGAACTGAAGCTAAGGGCCTCTTGGATTCACAGGATTTAAAAAATGTAGGAATAGAAAAGGTATAATTGCAGTGGCATGTCAACTTGAATCCTATAGGATTAGCAAAGAGTGTTTGATGCCACATGAAAAACAAAGAAATTATAAAAAAGGTTGAAGTGGATGTTAGATTTTCTATAAAATGTAGTACAAAAGATTTCATAGGATAAATTTTTATGGGAtccaatcctatgaatcaaagggCCGATATaagaaaaattcctaaggatttcaatcctccaaaaatcctaaataattcatttgaatcaaaggagccctaaGCCTGTAGAGAAATTCATTTTTGAGGGTTGTAATATGAACTGTAATGGTGATGCATGGTTAGCGCATCGCCATAGCGGGGGTTGGGAGAGTAATTTCGTTCGAGCTCGCGTCAATCGCTGTCTGGGTATGGGACGCTGGGCCCAGCTCTGTGATCGACCGGAATGGCGCCCTCATCCCAACGTGGATTGATTTGTAGATAGAGTAGATCGATAGATGCCCTGGTCAGTTTTTCAATTGGCATCGGCGGGCTTGGTCACTTGTTTAGACCGCTTTCTACCACCACCACACCACTTGTGCGTCTCCATTTCCGGCGGTCGGGTCGGACCATCGGCTCTGCTGATTGCTGTATGATTAAACTTGGTCGTGTTTGGACTACGGAGGCGGAGCAGCAGCCGCACACTTACACTTTCCACCATCAAAATGAAACGAATATCGGCGCCGTTCGTCGGATCAGGGCAGATCCTTTAAAAACCAAACAGGGTCTGCCTTTGAAGCTGCGAGTTGCCcaagttttttttttttttttagcCGACGAGTTGCCCAAGTAACACTAGTTTTCCTCCTAAAAAAAAGTAACACTAGCT from Triticum urartu cultivar G1812 chromosome 3, Tu2.1, whole genome shotgun sequence encodes:
- the LOC125545118 gene encoding NADH--cytochrome b5 reductase 1-like; this translates as MDFLQGQSVETMVAVAVAVVAVAVGGALLLRRSKRPKGCLDPENFKKFKLVEKTQISHNVAKFRFALPTPTSVLGLPIGQHISCRGQDATGEEVIKPYTPTTLDSDLGNFQLVIKMYPQGRMSHHFREMKVGDYMSVKGPKGRFKYQVGQVRAFGMLAGGSGITPMFQVARAILENPNDKTKVHLVYANVTPEDILLKEELDSLAEEYPDRFKIFYVLNQPPEVWNGGVGFVSQDMIKTHCPAPAEDIQILRCGPPPMNKAMAAHLEELGYTKEMQFQF